One Vigna unguiculata cultivar IT97K-499-35 chromosome 7, ASM411807v1, whole genome shotgun sequence genomic region harbors:
- the LOC114190502 gene encoding nuclear transcription factor Y subunit B-1-like — protein sequence MSDAPASPSHESGGEQSPRGSSSGAREQDRFLPIANISRIMKKGLPPNGKIAKDAKDTMQECVSEFISFITSEASDKCQKEKRKTINGDDLLWAMATLGFEDYIEPLKVYLARYREAEGDTKGSARGGDGSGRPDQVGLAGQNSQLVHQGSLNYISLQVQPQHLVIPSMQSHE from the exons ATGTCGGATGCGCCAGCCAGCCCGAGTCACGAGAGTGGGGGCGAGCAGAGCCCGCGCGGTTCTTCGTCTGGTGCGAGGGAACAAGACCGCTTTCTTCCTATTGCCAATATCAGCCGCATCATGAAGAAGGGTCTTCCTCCCAACGGCAAGATTGCTAAAGACGCCAAAGATACCATGCAAGAATGTGTTTCTGAGTTCATCAGCTTCATTACCAGCGA GGCGAGTGACAAATGtcagaaagagaagagaaagactATCAATGGAGACGATTTGTTATGGGCAATGGCCACTTTGGGTTTTGAAGACTACATAGAACCGCTTAAGGTGTACCTGGCAAGGTACAGAGag GCGGAG GGTGACACCAAAGGATCTGCTAGAGGTGGTGATGGATCTGGTAGACCAGATCAAGTTGGCCTTGCAGGTCAAAATTCTCAG CTTGTTCATCAGGGTTCACTGAACTATATTAGTTTGCAG